The proteins below are encoded in one region of candidate division WOR-3 bacterium:
- a CDS encoding UDP-N-acetylmuramoyl-tripeptide--D-alanyl-D-alanine ligase — protein MEPITIDEIIKATKGRLIQGDRDYLVKNISIDSRKILPNDLFVAIKGKTYDGHNFITQSLEKGACGVVIDNKQFLNKQLQFDSSNQVNIIEVENTIQALGDIASYYRQKFSPIVIAITGSNGKTTTKDMTAHILNRKYKIVKAPESFNNDIGVPLTVLQLTKDTEVLILEMEMNILGGIKRLCEISQPQIGVITNIGDTHLEFLHTREGVLKEKSELLEAVTDSGVAIVNADDPMLMHIVPNFKFKALYTFGIDKPADIFADKIVDHYENGTEFLLNSKYWVKLNVPGRYNIYNALGAISIARTIGREFDEIIANLADFSPSRMRMEKIEINGITIYNDAFNANPQSVLSAINTFANFTKKQGKKIVVLSDMLELGEKSIELHRWVGSQIPEGVDILLTVGEGAKYIGESAQKKGRPQQIYICRDLTEATQKLVDILNITDKILIKGSRLMRLETIIDKLKEYYDKIKSSNKTGNHY, from the coding sequence ATGGAACCAATTACAATTGATGAGATTATAAAGGCAACCAAAGGGAGATTAATTCAGGGTGATAGAGATTATTTAGTCAAAAATATCTCAATTGATAGCAGAAAGATTTTGCCTAATGATTTATTTGTAGCAATTAAAGGAAAGACTTATGACGGACATAATTTTATTACTCAGAGTTTAGAAAAAGGGGCTTGTGGAGTTGTAATCGACAATAAACAATTCCTTAACAAACAGTTGCAATTTGATAGTTCAAACCAAGTCAATATTATTGAAGTTGAGAATACAATCCAAGCATTAGGAGATATTGCATCTTATTATCGGCAAAAATTCTCTCCTATCGTCATCGCGATAACCGGAAGTAATGGCAAAACAACTACAAAAGATATGACTGCACATATTCTGAATAGAAAATATAAGATTGTGAAGGCGCCAGAAAGTTTTAATAATGATATCGGTGTGCCATTAACTGTGTTACAATTAACAAAAGATACTGAAGTATTGATCTTAGAAATGGAGATGAATATCTTAGGTGGCATTAAAAGACTGTGTGAGATTAGTCAGCCCCAAATTGGTGTTATCACTAATATTGGTGATACGCATCTGGAATTTTTGCATACCCGAGAAGGTGTGCTGAAAGAAAAATCAGAATTGTTAGAAGCCGTTACTGACTCGGGCGTAGCAATAGTCAATGCTGATGACCCGATGTTAATGCATATCGTGCCCAATTTTAAGTTTAAGGCGTTATATACTTTTGGAATTGATAAACCAGCCGACATTTTTGCGGATAAGATTGTTGACCATTATGAAAATGGCACGGAATTTCTCTTGAATAGTAAATATTGGGTTAAGTTAAATGTGCCTGGTAGATATAATATTTATAATGCGCTTGGAGCAATAAGTATTGCCAGAACGATTGGTCGCGAGTTTGACGAGATTATTGCAAATCTTGCCGACTTTTCGCCGTCTCGGATGCGGATGGAAAAGATTGAAATCAACGGTATCACGATTTATAACGATGCCTTTAATGCTAATCCTCAGTCAGTGCTATCTGCCATAAATACCTTTGCTAATTTTACAAAAAAACAAGGTAAGAAAATCGTCGTCTTATCTGATATGTTAGAATTGGGCGAAAAGAGTATCGAACTTCATAGGTGGGTTGGTAGTCAAATTCCTGAAGGTGTTGATATTTTATTAACTGTTGGCGAAGGGGCAAAATATATCGGAGAATCGGCCCAAAAAAAAGGGAGGCCTCAACAAATTTATATCTGTCGAGACCTTACAGAAGCGACTCAGAAATTGGTTGACATTCTTAATATTACCGATAAAATACTTATTAAAGGCTCACGACTAATGAGACTGGAAACGATTATTGATAAACTTAAGGAATATTATGACAAGATTAAATCAAGTAATAAAACCGGAAATCATTATTGA
- the queA gene encoding tRNA preQ1(34) S-adenosylmethionine ribosyltransferase-isomerase QueA, protein MRVAEFDYDLPKELIAQSPQDKRDESRLLILNRKTGEIRESIFRQLIDFLYPNDILVINDTKVIPARIYGKITRQMNEQIVELLLLREIEPNKWEVLARPAKLLKPGVEVIFNSAYAKVLERRDTGIRIVEFYETDVKELLQRQGEIALPPYIKSKPKDINRYQTIYAEKEGAIAAPTAGLHFTEELLSDIRAKGIEIAKLTLHCGLGTFRPVKVELVEEHKMHREEFEISEKTAEVINKGKREGRRIIAVGTTVVRSLESQAFVSKDNVFQVKAHKGFTDLYIYPGYKYKIVDAMITNFHLPKSTLLMLVCAFANKEFIFNAYQYAIEHKFRFYSFGDAMFIY, encoded by the coding sequence ATGCGCGTCGCAGAGTTTGATTATGATTTGCCCAAAGAACTCATTGCTCAAAGTCCTCAGGATAAGAGAGATGAGTCAAGGCTTTTGATTTTGAATCGTAAAACCGGCGAGATTAGAGAAAGTATTTTTAGACAACTTATTGATTTTCTTTATCCTAACGACATTTTAGTCATAAACGACACAAAAGTTATCCCGGCACGAATTTACGGAAAAATTACAAGACAAATGAATGAGCAAATAGTAGAATTATTACTTTTAAGAGAAATCGAACCGAATAAATGGGAGGTGCTGGCAAGACCAGCAAAATTATTAAAGCCAGGAGTAGAAGTGATTTTTAATAGTGCTTATGCTAAGGTATTGGAAAGAAGAGATACAGGTATAAGAATAGTGGAATTTTATGAAACTGATGTCAAAGAACTTTTGCAACGTCAAGGCGAGATTGCTTTACCACCATATATCAAATCTAAACCCAAAGATATTAATCGTTATCAGACGATTTATGCAGAAAAAGAAGGTGCAATTGCGGCGCCAACTGCGGGTTTGCATTTTACCGAGGAACTTTTGTCCGATATTCGAGCCAAGGGAATTGAGATCGCAAAATTAACCTTACATTGTGGATTAGGAACTTTTCGACCAGTAAAAGTTGAATTAGTAGAAGAACATAAGATGCATCGAGAAGAATTTGAGATTTCAGAAAAGACTGCGGAGGTTATTAATAAAGGTAAAAGAGAAGGTCGAAGGATTATCGCAGTTGGTACAACCGTGGTTCGCAGTTTAGAATCACAAGCATTTGTGAGCAAAGATAATGTTTTTCAAGTAAAGGCGCATAAAGGTTTTACTGATTTATATATTTATCCCGGCTATAAATATAAGATCGTTGATGCGATGATAACAAATTTTCATCTCCCGAAATCAACCCTTTTGATGCTGGTCTGTGCCTTTGCTAATAAAGAATTTATCTTTAATGCTTATCAATACGCCATCGAACATAAGTTTCGATTCTATAGTTTTGGCGATGCAATGTTTATTTATTAG